From the genome of Ectobacillus sp. JY-23, one region includes:
- a CDS encoding DivIVA domain-containing protein, whose protein sequence is MPLTPLDIHNKEFSRGFRGYDEDEVNEFLDQVIKDYELALREKKALEEQVAELEQKLGHFSSIEATLNKSIVIAQEAAEEVKRNAQKEAKLIVREAEKNADRIINEALMKSRKVSFDIEELKKQSKVFRSRFRMLLEAQLDMLSNDDWDKLLELEDETAFLKQEETL, encoded by the coding sequence GTGCCTTTGACACCATTGGATATTCATAATAAAGAATTTAGTCGTGGTTTTCGCGGCTATGATGAAGACGAAGTAAACGAGTTTTTAGATCAAGTAATTAAGGATTATGAATTGGCGCTTCGCGAGAAAAAAGCGCTAGAGGAGCAAGTAGCGGAACTTGAACAAAAGTTAGGTCATTTTTCCAGCATTGAAGCCACTCTTAATAAATCCATTGTAATTGCACAAGAAGCGGCAGAAGAAGTGAAGCGCAATGCACAAAAAGAAGCGAAGTTGATTGTGAGAGAAGCAGAAAAAAATGCTGATCGTATTATTAATGAAGCATTAATGAAATCCCGTAAAGTTTCATTTGATATTGAAGAATTAAAAAAACAGTCCAAAGTATTCCGTAGCCGCTTCCGCATGCTGTTAGAAGCGCAACTTGATATGCTGAGCAATGATGACTGGGACAAACTTCTTGAGCTTGAGGATGAAACAGCGTTTTTAAAACAAGAGGAAACGTTGTAA